The genomic window CTACCTTCCTCAGCAGGAGCACTTGGGAACTTCTGTTGCCTGGAACATGGGAGAGCGTTCTGCCTGAAGGCTACACTGCCATTTCTCCTTTAAGGTAGAACATCACCTTGGTGCAGAGCGCTCCGTAAGGTTTCCTGCCAGAGCCTTCCCGGTGGGAGGTAGGTGCAAGCTCCTCTGCTCTGATTTCTGCCTCCATCTCTGCCACACCCACTACTGATAGGTGGAACCTCCTCCCCAGGAAGGGAGAATCAAGAACTCCTTCTCCTGGCGGTGtactcttctcttcttctctgttGATAGAGCTTTATGCTTTCTTTGCCTGATGGTGGGAACTTTCTCTACCTATCCTGAGGTCTCTCCACCTGCGCTTGATATTAAAACTCTTGGTTCAGGTCTTAAAGGTCTTATTTTGGTCTTACTTTTATTAAGTAGAAGAAGCTTTTGCAATTTAAATATCTCTTATCTattgacacacacacaatatatatatgtgtgtgtgtgtgtgtgtgtatatatacacacacacacacacatatatatatatatatttatgagtctTTGCATCAGAGAAGTCCATTGTCAAGATTCAGGTTGAATTCGGGTTTGGCAATGTTTTCTCCTATTCCctgtaatttacatataatatccTGAAAATAAAGTAGAAACTTGCACCTTTCCAGTCTGTTTGATAGGACATTACCTAATGCTGCCCTTTCAGAAGGCCATACTTAATTGGTGAGATGGATAATTCCAGGTTGGGGATAAGTGATGTCTTGCTGTGTCAGGAAGCAAGGAAGCTGTCAAAAACTAATACGATTGTGAAATGAGAAGTCCCTTCCTGTTGGCCAAAAGTATGATAATTTCAACATCAAAAGTAGCAGCGGTTATAGTGTATTAATGCACATTGAATCAATCAAAGTATATGAATCCATAATGAAACTCAAAGAGCAAAAGCTAGGACAATACTTTTATGCCACAACTTGAGATGACTACTAAACCAACGCATTACATTAAGAATTTGACACTGAAGGGCAATCATTATTTACCTTCTCTTTCCAATATGAACTGCACTGGGGATAATAAGACAGCTGAGTTGATGAGAGAAagctctattttaaaagaaaaaaaggccatcaataatatagaataaatgatagaattagaaaatcaaCATTAGAGATGTAGTTAATGCAGATCTAGACATTGATCTAAGGGAGAAAAAGTAGCTGTACAATGGAAGGATTGTATGTTCAATCTCTTAACCCACTGTCAACTTTAGCATCAGCAATGGCGGGTCAACCAGGCTTTATGTACACAGCATCACTTAAGTCTAATCCCCAATTCATCAACCTTTAGATCTGACTTTCAGCTTACAGGAAATATGGGAGATAGAGGAAAAGACAAAATGCCTTCATGAGAAAATACCCAGACACGCCCAGAAGATGAAATATGGTCTTCATCAATGACTGCATGTCATTAATAAAGAAGCTGtcgtccgggcgcggtggcccaagcctgtaatcccagcactttgggaggccgagacgggtggatcacgaggtcaggagatcgagaccatcctggctaacacggtgaaaccccgtctctactaagaaatacaaaaaactagcagggcgaggtggcgggcgcctgtagtcccagctactcaggaggctgaggccggagaatggcgtgaacccgggaggcggagcttgcagtgagctgagatccggccactgcactccagcctgggcgacagagcgagactccgtctcaaaaaaaaaaaaaaaaaaaaaaagaagctgtggTAGATTAGGAGCAACCTAAGGAAGGCAACAAGGTACAGTGAATGGCCCTTGACTGGATCCTGAATGGTTAAGCCAGCTAAAGAAAATGTTTGGAGCAACCGAGTAAATGTGAACACAGACTAGGTATTATATAAGATTCATTGAAATGGAAACCTGGAGcttattaactgaaaaaaaaaaaaaggttataaaattatatgtaaaaaataatttcattttaagtatgcaagtttatatatatagataatatcTGAATTACATTCAATAATGTGTTTACTGCACTAATTTCTGGATGGTAGAGAcatggtattttaatttttaaatttctgatcaTGTGAAGGTCATGTAGTGAGGCCTGAATgatatatttattagttttttaaatagccaggtaattttatgtatttattatgtgcAATATGacgttttgaaatatatatacattgtggaatggctaaatcaagctaattaacatatgcataacctcacagagttgtcattttgtggtgaaaacacttaaaatctactctcttagcatttttaaagaagacaatatattcttttttttttttttttttgagacggagtctcattctgtcacccagcctggagtactgcaagttcttggctcactgcaagttccaccttctgggttcatgccattctcctgcctcaggctcctgagtagctgggactacaggtgcgcgccagcacacccagctaatgttttgtatttttagtagagacggggtttcactgtgttggccaggatggtctcgatctcctgacctcatgatccacctgcctcgacctcccacagtgctgggattacaggcgtgagccaccgcgcccggccaacaatatattcttattaactatagtcaccatgttttGCAATAGCTCTCTTtagcttcttccttctgtctcATTGAACCTTCCTAAGCTTTGATCAATGTAGGGGAAAAGCTGTATGATATTGGTCTAGGCAATTATATTTTTTGGTTGTGACCccagaagcacaggcaacaaaagcaaaaatagacaaatgggattgcttcaaactaaaaaacttctgcatagcaaaggaaacaatcaactaAATGATATCTTTAAATGTAATAATAGCACATTATGGCTGCAGAGCATTTTTACAGCTGCTAAAATGCAATCACACACATTTCCCTACTTGGTTTAATTATTTCTCTATGAAGTAGACAGAGCGAGCATTATTGTACCTGTTCACCATATGTATATAGAGAACTAGATGGCTTAGTGACTCTGTTAGTTACCTATTGCTCCATAGCAAATGTCTTAGTCTAGTCAGGCTGCTACAATCGAATactataaacaacagaaatttatttctcagagtcctgcaggctgggaagtccaagatcaaggtgctggcagttTCTCTTCCTCGTTTGTAGATGGCACCTCCCTGCTGTCTTTTCACATGGTGGAATGGGCAAACAAGCTCAATGGagtttcttttataagggcaccaatcccattcatgaaggctacAGCCTCATGACCTGATTATCCCCCAAAAGCCCCCACCTTCTAATACTATCACCTTGTAGTTTAGGATTTAAGCATATAAATTGGGGTGGGGGGACACAAAGATGAAGACCATAgcaacaaattaccccaaaatttACTGGCTTAAACAAACAAGTATATATTGTTTCTCATAGTTTCTGAGGGTTAGGAAGTCAAGAGTGGTTTAGCTGTATGGCTGTATCTCAGAGTCTCTTATGAGATTCCAGTCCAGATGCTGGCTGTAGTTACATCATCTGAAGTTTTACTGGGGCTGGAAGAACTGCTTCTAAGGTGGTTCATGGCACATGGCTGTTGTCAGGAGACACACTCAATGTGGAGGCTGGCCCTCCCCAAAGCAGGTGGCCCAAGGAGCAAATAAGCAACCAAGTCAGAGGCTGCAATGACTTTAGAGCCTGGTCTCAAAGTGACATGCTCTCACTTCTGCTGCTGTTCTGTTGGTCACACAGACCAACCCCCTTGCGCAACGTGGAGGGTGTGAACACCAGGAGAGGGGAGTCACAGGAGCCAATATGAGTTGGCTCTCACACCCAAGGTCAATGCCACACTCAAGGTCATACCAGCTGGCAAAACTAGAAATTGAAACCTTGTCTTCTGAGTACAGAAGATTTTCACTTCACACAAACTTTTCATAAAAGGACCTTATCTTCTGTAAGTAtagaagatcttttttttttccagaatttttttttgcacAGTGACGTAGTTTCAGTATTTATGTGACATCACTAAACACAGAGTTGGGAATCCAACCAGCTCTTTCAAGTAagagtgtgtgaatgtgagtgggCCCCAGCATACCACAGGCAGTTAGCTCTGCTCTAATGTAAGTATGCATTTCTACACTAAAAACTGCAGGGCTTATGGGAAAATGGGGTTAGGGACACAGCCTTCACCTTTATCAGtggcaaaaaataaaaggtgAGGAACCCAATAAAAATGGTAGCACACATAGTTATACATTTCAACTCATTAAGAAATCCATAAATACTACAGTAAAGATGTCACTTTGAAAAGATCACCTTGAGAAAGACCTGAAGTTTGCTTGTTGAAGTGAGTGTCCCATGCCTGGGGGCCCACCATGTCCACCTCCCTGTCTGCAAGAGGAAGAGAATCAAAGAGTTcccaagagaaaaagaacagaaaaccaaaggaaaaatacaCAATAGCTGAGGTTCAAGAGGAGAAATTAAAgagaaggtgatatggtttggctgtgtccccgcccaaatctcaccttgaataatccccatgtgtcctgGGAGGGAGACAGTGGGAGggaattgaattatgggggtggttaccttcatgctgttctcccaatagtgagtgagttctcagagatctgatgattttaagaGGGGATTTCCCCCATTTTTGTTCAGCACTTATCCTTGCTGCTGCCACGGGAAGAAGGaggtgtttgcttccctttcaccatgattgtaagtttcctgaggcttccccagccatgcagaactgtgagtcaattaaacctatttcctttataaattacccagtcttgggtatgtctttattagcaatgtgagaacagactaatacagaagggaACACACAGAGCCGTGCAGCCGGTTGGTGGCGGGAAGGGCTGTAGCTCATGTTGATTTGAACTTCTGAGAGGAGCGTGTGATGAATAATTTTAGGTGTTATCTTGACTGGGTTAGGTGGTGTCCAGATAGCTGGAAAATCATTATTTCTGGGTGGGTCTGTGAGGGCGTTTCCAgaagaaattagcatttgaatttaAACACTGAGTAAAGACGATCCTTCTTCACCAACATGGCAGGCATCACCTGACTCACTAAGGTCTCCAATAGAATGAAACGGTGGAGGAAGGGTGAACTTGAGTGAATTATCTTTGTATGATCTGAGACATTCATCTTCTCCAGCCCTAGAACACCAGGTTCTCTAGGTTCTCAGAACTTTGGACTCTGTATTTATGCCAGTGGCTTCCCAGGTTCTCAGACCTTTGACTTCAGACTTAAGAGTTTTACACCACTGGCTCTCTGGTTCTCAGgcttttggactcagactgagTTACAGCATCAGTTCTCCAGtgtgtaggcaacagatcatggGACTTGTTAGCCTCTGTAATTGCATGAGCCATTCCCATCATAAATATCGTGTTCAATAAATCTATATACtcagttctctttctctctctctctctctcgcctcccccaccccaccacaccatttcccttcctctctctgggtTCTGTTTCTCCCCAGGGTTGTGGAGCACCATGACTAATACAAGGGTTATCTAAAATCCTAGAGAGAGTAGTGATAGCAGGTATGGGTGGGTGTGGCTCCTTGTCCTGATGAAATGCATATGTGTGAGATCCATCCTTCCTATTGCATTCACCTGGCTTCTGAGCAACAAAATGGTGCCTGAGCAAACCGACATTGACATGACACTCAAATTGTTCCCTAATTTACCAATCACAGTGGAACAAATCCTCATTTTCAGAAGAAATGTTCTAGCAGAATGGGCTGTAGGTACACCCTGGAAATTGGCAAACACCATAAATCAGGGCTTTCCTCCTGGAGGGCCTTGTCGTAAATACCTACCAGCACACTGTTGAGGTTAAAGCACTTTATGTAGGTTGGTATATAATAGTGCCTAATAAATTATCAGAATTAGCAGTACTTTTCCCAAGAAGAGGTCCAGAGGGATTTGAATGGAACAAGCTGAAACTGGCAAGGGCAGGTGAGCAGAGGCCTGAGAGTGGGGGCACAGTGGCGAGCCCCAGCAGGTACACACGGCAGGGCCCACTGTCCACAGTGGGTGGCAGTGAGCATAGGTGGGCACACATCGAACACATCTCTCTCGACAGCCTCCTTCTGTGGGTGCAAAGAGGCACTAAAGATGATGCGTCACAAATTATGAACATCCTTAGTGACTATCTTCAAggcagaaacaaaacaaggaacAATAACAAGCTTCAGGAAGGCTTTATTTTGTGAAggggtatgtgtgtatacacacacacacacacacacacatatataaaatcataaactGCATTTTTAATTCCCCTACTCTCCCAGCACACATATGGTATACTACAGTGTAGCTGTTGGCAGCCCTAACTGGAATATTTAACAAATAGGCagtaacagacatttattgaaaaaagttTTTATGAGAAAACCCCAAATGTGCACGTTTTGAAGGTGCTTGGCAGTCATGCCTGAGGGGCAGAGTCATGTCCAGGAATCACAGTCTGGATGGCATCATGAAATGATGGCTATACAGATAGGAGCAATGATGGAAGCCAGGTGCATCCCAAGTGGCTTCTGCCCCTGAAGTGCCCAGGGGAGACCTTGGTGATGGGGGATCTTTGGGTCTGCTCTTAAAGAAGGGGTGAAATGGCCGGAGATGGGGATGGCTCTACAGGTGAAAGGTGGTGCATTAGGCCATTCttccattgctataaagaaacactttagactgggaaatttataaagaaaagaagtttaattgactcacagctctgcatgctgtacaggaagcatggtgctggcatctgttcAGTTtttagggaggcctcaggaagcttacaatcatggcggaaggcgaagggagagcaggcacatcacatggcaaaagcaggagcaagagagagtgggggagggaggtgctacacacttttaaatgaccagatctcgtgagaactctatcaggaagacagcaccaagccatgagggatccaccttcGTGATCCCAACATCCCCCAcgaggtcccacctccaacattgcagattaaaattcaacatgagatttgggtggggacaaatatccaaatgaTGTCAGGTGGGCTCTGTGGGAAGGCCAAGAGGCAGGGAGTATTTTCAAATGGCTGGAGTCTGTCTGGTTTAGACAGAGAGCTCATGGAGGGAGTCTCTCCGCCTCTTGAAGACAAGGCCTTAACATCCatagaaacacatttttattgatttcagaAAGGCCCAAGTCAATGTTTTTCCTTCGGATATAGTATTAATAAATTACTAAGCGCTCCCATCTGCCAACCATCGTTCTAAGTGTTTTACTGGTATCATCTCGTTTAATCCTTTCAACAACCCTATGGGGTGTGTAAATGTTACTGTACCCCATTTGTTCAAGGAAATGGAACCTAGAAGTATCAGTAACTTGCCTAACTTCAGAGTACCGAGTGTGAGATGTGGGCACAAATCCCGGAGAGATTTCAGAGTCTGAGCTCTACTCTCTCTGTATTGCCTCCCCTACCGAGCTCTACACCAAGAAGTGTTGAAGTGTGTGGTCAGCAGTCCTGAAGTTGATGGTGGATTATGTTTCTTCTAAAGTCACTGTGGAGATGAAACAAGTTAAGTTCTACCAGTGTTTTTCATAGAAACATGGCTACTATAGCACCAAAAGTTGGAGAAAATTAcctttatttctggatttcatcAGTGATAAAGGCTGCTGAATTGTGCATATCATTGGTTCATTTCCCACAACTAATCACATTTCACTTTATTCAAGACCTTTTAAAAATGGGACTGTCAGCTGAGGTTGGAAGGCTCAGGCAGGCGCCCTGGAGAGAATTCATAGGGAGGCACAGGACGGAACTCTCCAAGGAAAGAAGAAGCACCCCCAGAAAGGAGTGCTCTGTGGGCTCCAGGCAGCCGAGGAAATGCGGACGTGAGCACCGTGATTGCACTCCCACGTGCACCAACGCTGCCAGTGTGAACAGAAGCGGAGCCCGCAGAACGCCAGGCTGTGCCGGGAGATGGATCACCATGAAAAACAGAGCCAGAGCATGGCGGGAACTTTTCGAGAGGGCATGTTGTTTCCAGGCGGTTCCACCTTCTAATATGAAACAGTCTTGGTTGATTTTCCTTGATACTACTTTATCCTTGGCCTGGTTGTTGGCAAGTAGCTACCCACGTCTGTACGTGCCCTTGATTAGTTTCCACCGCATGTGTTTTAACACAGTGCTCCTTTTTCCAAGTTTATTTGGGCCAACCCTGTCTGTAAAGATCCAGTTTAATACGAATTTGAGTCTAGGTGCTATAGCCTGGAAATGTACTAAAGGCACTACAACAGATTGCTGAAAGAATCTTTATTCTGAATGCAAAGCAGACACCTAGTAAAAAAATTCTGGAATAATAAAGCAAGCAAGGCTCATGTGCTCAGTTTTGGGGACGCTCCAATTTAAAGGCTTAGTCATTGTCACGGTGTAAGGTTTACCCATTGCCCCCATCACACAGATGTGGGAATGTTGAGAGCTGAGAGTCCTATGACCTATTCTGCTGCCCAAGAACTTGGGGTGGGTGGTAATTGGAGAAATCAAAGTGATCAGCTGCAAAGAATTTCATTGCTGGTGCTTGGTTCTGCGGGATTCTTCACGGAGGTCTTAAGGCAGAGACAAAAACAAGGACTGTGGGAGGCTCCTGTGAGTAGCCCAAAGGGTTTTGGAGTCAGGCAACCTCAGGTTACAAATCCAGTCCTGCAGGTTAGGAGTTGTGTAAACTTAAAAAAGTGACTGCACCTCCAGGCACATCATTTCCTTACCTGCACCTCCTTCTGACAGGTTTTCTGAGGACAATGCAATCCATACCCTGTGTCGAACACTTTTCTAATTAATGATGTACAGACACTGTTTATTTTACAGGAATAAAAATACCAGAAGAACCCAAGTCATATTCATTTAAAGCGGGATGACAAGTGcatcaaaatctgaaaaatcatcactaaagaacttatccatgtaaccaaaaaccattgaaataaaattaaactattgaagcaaaatttaaaaataataaaattaaaaagtccaaaaaatttaaagcagttcacgggtttcatttcttcctttatcaAATTGTATTTAGAAATTTATTATATGTGTctatgcaaacattttaaaaatgtaaaaatgtgggATTGCATAATACTGCTTACtgatttacaaatataaatacatCTACATAGACTTGCACACATGTAGGTGCCCCTTGCCCTATACAATTTCACCATCTGAACTTGCTATCTGAACTGAAGAACAAGAGGTTTTGTAGAGAAAGGGATACTTGTtaacatgtgtgtatatgtagctTTTGGGTTATGGTTGGTCTTACAAAAAGAAGGATATCATATATATTTCCTGTATCTTGGTTTAATCAATAGCACTTCCTAGAAATCTTACTAAGTCAACTGGTATATTCTAATTAATTCTTTGTgctggctgcataatattctgtgGTTTAGAGGTGTAGCcacaccacattttattcattttatctccTATTGATGGGCACTTATGTTACTTCCAGTTTTTTGATGctataaacagtgctgcaataaataatGTTGCACATATGTCCAATTtactaaagattttatttctccaaatagaattttatttctagCCTCCAAATAGAATTTTATTAACTCCAATTTCATTTAAGCTGCCCTGCCACACACATACGCAGGTCATCAACC from Macaca fascicularis isolate 582-1 chromosome 4, T2T-MFA8v1.1 includes these protein-coding regions:
- the LOC102128285 gene encoding putative transcriptional regulator encoded by LINC00473, with protein sequence MATIAPKVGENYLYFWISSVIKAAELCISLVHFPQLITFHFIQDLLKMGLSAEVGRLRQAPWREFIGRHRTELSKERRSTPRKECSVGSRQPRKCGREHRDCTPTCTNAASVNRSGARRTPGCAGRWITMKNRARAWRELFERACCFQAVPPSNMKQSWLIFLDTTLSLAWLLASSYPRLYVPLISFHRMCFNTVLLFPSLFGPTLSVKIQFNTNLSLGAIAWKCTKGTTTDC